Proteins encoded by one window of Pseudochaenichthys georgianus chromosome 9, fPseGeo1.2, whole genome shotgun sequence:
- the LOC139434470 gene encoding general transcription factor II-I repeat domain-containing protein 2B-like translates to VHRGKRCPNLTGKNVGLLKRMQDKVSELNAEQKLVFIHCIIHQQALYKSVLKCSHVVDVVTTTVNFIRARALKHRQFVSLLEEQESEHGDVRYHTAVRWLSLGKVLKRFWVLKSEIKEFCEMKGKTIPELSDKDWMADLTFAVDVTAMMNALNTQLQGKGLFAHEMQSHVKAFMTTLQLISRQLGSNNLEHMKTLKEVKPSADHRHRYSSMLGALRDEFSRRFQDFKKVEDEMQLVSSPFTCSVDRAPTEVQLELIDLQSDSLLKEHFKSASLLEFYSALKEENFPNMRRHAQKMLVLFGSTYTCEQTFSVMKFTKSRYRSSLTDEHLSAVLRISTSDIQPDFDGLIKAQQRLDFSH, encoded by the coding sequence GTTCACCGAGGTAAACGATGTCCGAATTTGACAGGGAAAAATGTTGGGCTTTTGAAAAGAATGCAAGATAAAGTGAGTGAACTCAACGCAGAGCAGAAATTGGTGTTTATACATTGTATTATTCATCAGCAAGCGTTGTACAAGTCAGTGCTAAAATGTAGCCATGTGGTTGATGTTGTTACTACAACAGTTAATTTCATCAGAGCGCGAGCATTAAAGCACAGGCAGTTTGTTTCACTATTGGAGGAGCAAGAGAGCGAACATGGTGATGTCAGGTACCACACAGCTGTCAGATGGCTCAGCCTGGGCAAAGTGCTAAAAAGGTTTTGGGTTCTGAAATCAGAGATAAAAGAGTTTTGTGAGATGAAAGGCAAAACCATCCCAGAGCTGTCTGATAAGGACTGGATGGCAGATTTAACATTTGCTGTTGATGTGACTGCAATGATGAATGCACTGAACACACAACTGCAGGGCAAGGGCCTTTTTGCTCATGAAATGCAGAGCCATGTGAAAGCCTTCATGACAACGTTGCAATTAATTTCAAGGCAACTAGGCAGCAACAATCTCGAACACATGAAAACCCTGAAAGAAGTCAAACCATCAGCTGATCACCGGCACAGGTACTCATCCATGTTAGGAGCACTGCGTGATGAATTTTCAAGgcgttttcaagatttcaaaaaGGTTGAGGATGAaatgcagctggtttcctctccCTTTACCTGCAGTGTTGATCGTGCACCCACTGAGGTTCAGCTTGAACTCATTGACTTGCAGTCTGATTCACTACTGAAAGAGCACTTTAAGTCAGCATCACTGCTAGAGTTCTACTCTGCTCTCAAGGAGGAGAACTTTCCAAACATGAGGAGACATGCTCAGAAGATGTTGGTTCTCTTTGGATCCACCTATACATGTGAACAGACATTCTCAGTCATGAAGTTTACCAAATCCAGGTACAGATCCTCTCTCACTGATGAACATCTGTCAGCTGTGCTTCGCATCTCCACCTCAGACATTCAACCTGACTTTGATGGACTTATTAAAGCTCAACAGAGACTGGATTTCTcacactga